One genomic segment of Novisyntrophococcus fermenticellae includes these proteins:
- a CDS encoding helix-turn-helix domain-containing protein, producing MDCVKIGRLIARLRREKGLTQQDIAQALNISNKTVSKWECGLGCPDVSLWADLSVILEADMAQMMEGEITLNRPDTGNINKIRFYVCPSCKNVLVSTGSSSIFCCGRKLEQLVLQQDENTPSITVEVIDVDYFITIEHEMTRDHYILFAAYVKSDMVFLTRMYPEQSAAVRIPHMPGGKLYLYCVKHGLTVYSIPIH from the coding sequence ATGGATTGTGTGAAGATTGGGCGCTTGATCGCGCGATTGCGCAGAGAAAAGGGCTTGACGCAGCAGGATATTGCGCAGGCCCTTAATATCAGTAATAAGACGGTATCCAAATGGGAGTGTGGTCTGGGCTGTCCGGATGTTTCCCTGTGGGCAGACTTGTCGGTGATTTTAGAGGCAGATATGGCACAAATGATGGAAGGGGAAATTACGCTTAACCGACCCGACACGGGGAACATTAATAAAATCCGATTCTACGTTTGCCCATCGTGTAAAAATGTACTCGTCAGCACAGGAAGTTCTTCCATCTTTTGCTGTGGCAGAAAGCTGGAACAGCTTGTCTTGCAGCAAGATGAAAATACTCCCAGTATTACCGTAGAAGTGATAGATGTGGATTACTTTATTACGATTGAACATGAGATGACAAGGGACCACTATATATTGTTTGCGGCATATGTAAAAAGCGATATGGTTTTTTTAACCCGTATGTATCCGGAGCAAAGCGCAGCAGTACGCATACCACATATGCCGGGTGGTAAGCTGTACTTATATTGTGTGAAGCATGGTCTGACTGTGTATTCTATTCCTATTCACTAA
- a CDS encoding AAA family ATPase — MEKQMLLSPHRQLTEVEKKLVWKKPLSHIESEAEHRICAEIKRNWHSKEMKITNILLEGDAGSGKTQLAKALSADFGLPYTKVTCFADMDKSDILGSILPVLPENGHSAAEISYQFYPSEIVRAYENGWLLEIQEPTVIRDAAVLMALNSALEPDGSINLPTRIVHRHPDFIAVITTNRGYNGCRSLNEALRDRMQHTEKMDLPPKEVMMVRASAKTGYSNKTILALLADIIRTLDETAKANAIKGVAGMRSYLFWLDAVASGRSLRAAMYHKVIYKITTDSEEISILEQVLSAKGFLEQLEELEQAHILRQEAGSPDVMELQISADGQSFGSKDETQVEAHAVRLRKSQDSEGHSNQTSDSATEKTQSSDNGEDGVPLYHEMKPEHLTEQQKQEFRKRLNQEARESVKGTIHQQVKLIVHRPDVTAEDRVEYRKQASELLPVIRELIQKTMPLLEHETASEFASAQLYGTNFRANRVAAQDFRYFAKKRPPEEDPSLAVALRIDESASMAAFGRIDAAKQAAIALYEFCNGCNIPVIIYGDTADRSRMEQMSLYSYVDSGSKDPDEKYSLLSIQGRSNNRDGMAIRIIADRLVTAPQKTKLFISISDGQPKAMPDYSGESAVEDMKKTLQAYRRKGVLFLAAAIGRDKEIISDIYGKENTLDITDLKQLPARLIQIIARYM, encoded by the coding sequence ATGGAGAAGCAAATGCTTCTGTCTCCGCACAGGCAACTGACGGAAGTTGAAAAGAAACTTGTTTGGAAGAAACCGCTGTCACACATCGAAAGTGAGGCAGAACATCGAATTTGTGCCGAAATCAAACGAAATTGGCATAGTAAGGAGATGAAAATCACAAATATTTTGTTGGAAGGTGATGCAGGCTCGGGAAAGACGCAGCTTGCAAAGGCACTTTCGGCTGATTTTGGGCTGCCCTATACAAAAGTCACCTGTTTTGCAGACATGGATAAATCCGATATTCTTGGCTCTATTTTGCCGGTTTTGCCGGAGAATGGTCATAGTGCAGCAGAGATAAGTTATCAGTTCTATCCCTCTGAAATTGTCCGTGCTTATGAAAACGGGTGGCTGTTGGAAATACAGGAACCTACGGTAATACGGGACGCTGCAGTGCTGATGGCGCTGAACTCTGCGTTAGAGCCGGACGGCAGTATCAACCTTCCTACCCGCATCGTTCATCGACATCCGGATTTTATTGCTGTGATTACAACCAACAGGGGATACAATGGGTGCCGGTCGTTAAATGAGGCTCTGCGGGATAGAATGCAACATACTGAAAAAATGGATTTACCGCCAAAAGAGGTTATGATGGTAAGAGCCAGCGCTAAAACAGGATATTCGAATAAAACAATATTGGCTCTTTTGGCGGATATCATTCGAACACTGGACGAAACAGCCAAAGCAAATGCCATAAAAGGTGTGGCGGGTATGCGTTCCTATCTGTTTTGGCTTGATGCAGTTGCAAGTGGGAGGTCGCTTCGTGCAGCCATGTACCATAAGGTGATTTATAAAATCACGACGGATTCGGAGGAAATCTCCATTTTAGAACAGGTTCTGTCTGCAAAGGGATTTTTGGAACAGCTGGAGGAGTTAGAACAGGCACATATACTTAGACAGGAAGCCGGGAGCCCGGATGTGATGGAATTACAGATATCTGCAGATGGACAATCTTTCGGAAGTAAAGATGAAACGCAGGTAGAGGCGCATGCCGTACGTCTGCGTAAATCCCAGGATAGTGAGGGACATTCCAATCAGACTTCTGACAGCGCAACAGAGAAAACACAAAGTAGTGACAACGGCGAGGACGGTGTTCCCCTTTACCATGAAATGAAGCCGGAGCATCTTACGGAACAGCAAAAACAGGAATTCCGGAAGAGGCTCAATCAGGAAGCCCGTGAAAGTGTAAAAGGAACGATTCATCAGCAGGTAAAACTGATCGTCCACCGTCCTGATGTCACGGCGGAAGACAGGGTTGAATACCGGAAACAAGCATCTGAACTGCTGCCTGTGATCCGGGAGTTAATTCAGAAAACAATGCCCCTTTTAGAGCATGAAACTGCCAGTGAATTTGCATCAGCACAGTTATATGGTACAAACTTTCGTGCAAATCGTGTTGCGGCGCAGGATTTTCGATACTTTGCAAAAAAGCGCCCCCCGGAGGAAGACCCTTCCCTTGCCGTAGCACTCCGCATAGACGAATCTGCATCTATGGCGGCCTTTGGCCGGATAGATGCGGCAAAGCAGGCTGCGATTGCCCTGTATGAATTTTGTAATGGCTGCAATATTCCTGTAATAATTTATGGTGATACCGCCGACCGTTCACGCATGGAGCAAATGTCACTTTACTCCTATGTGGATTCCGGCAGCAAAGATCCTGATGAAAAATATTCTTTACTCAGCATTCAAGGCAGGAGCAACAACCGGGATGGTATGGCAATCCGCATTATTGCAGACCGTCTCGTAACAGCTCCGCAGAAAACAAAGCTGTTCATCAGCATTAGTGACGGACAACCCAAAGCCATGCCGGACTATTCGGGTGAATCGGCCGTTGAAGATATGAAAAAAACCTTGCAGGCATATCGCCGTAAAGGGGTTCTGTTTCTTGCCGCCGCTATAGGGCGGGATAAAGAAATAATCAGTGATATTTACGGAAAAGAAAACACACTGGATATTACGGATCTCAAACAGCTTCCCGCCCGGCTGATTCAGATTATTGCGAGATATATGTAG
- the nox gene encoding H2O-forming NADH oxidase, producing MEKIVVIGANHAGTAALNTILDQYPDREVTAFDQNSNISFLGCGMALWIGNQISSSDGLFYSNKETLEKKGAKIHMETEIKYVDFDHKIVYATAKTGEKYEQPYDKLILATGSLPIIPQIEGIQLENVQIVKLFQHAQEVIDKLKDNSIKHVTVVGAGYIGVELAEAFKRNGREVTVIDCADTCLSGYFDPEFTDKMKTRLEENGVQLAFGETVKELTGDTKVKKVITDKGEYDTDMVVLAIGFRPNNAIGKERLELFRNGAYLVNRSQETSVKDVYAVGDCATVYDNAIQDVNYIALATNAVRSGIIAAHNACGTNLETVGVQGSNAISIWGLHMISTGMTLTKARRNGYDAAATDFEDYQKALFIESGNYKVKIRIVYDKKTRIVLGAQLCSDYDVSMAIHMFSLAIQEQVTIEKLKLLDIFFLPHFNQPYNYITMAALSAE from the coding sequence ATGGAAAAAATTGTGGTCATTGGGGCAAATCATGCAGGAACAGCAGCACTGAATACGATTTTAGATCAGTATCCCGACCGGGAAGTAACTGCATTCGATCAGAACTCGAACATTAGCTTCCTTGGTTGTGGAATGGCACTTTGGATTGGCAATCAAATTTCTTCCTCAGATGGACTTTTTTATTCGAACAAAGAAACTCTGGAGAAAAAGGGTGCAAAAATTCACATGGAAACAGAAATCAAATATGTGGATTTTGATCATAAAATTGTGTATGCCACAGCAAAAACAGGGGAGAAGTATGAACAGCCATATGATAAACTCATTCTGGCTACTGGATCCCTTCCCATTATTCCGCAGATTGAGGGAATCCAGTTGGAAAATGTGCAGATTGTAAAATTGTTTCAGCATGCACAGGAAGTAATTGATAAGCTGAAAGATAATTCGATCAAACATGTGACCGTAGTTGGTGCAGGGTATATTGGTGTAGAACTGGCGGAGGCATTTAAACGCAACGGACGGGAAGTAACAGTGATTGATTGTGCCGATACCTGCCTGAGTGGATATTTTGACCCGGAATTCACCGACAAAATGAAGACCAGATTAGAAGAGAATGGTGTGCAGCTGGCATTTGGTGAAACTGTAAAGGAATTGACCGGTGACACGAAGGTGAAAAAGGTTATAACCGACAAAGGCGAGTATGATACAGATATGGTTGTTCTTGCAATCGGTTTCCGCCCTAATAATGCAATCGGAAAAGAACGCCTGGAATTGTTCCGCAATGGTGCATACCTGGTGAATCGTTCTCAGGAAACCAGTGTAAAGGATGTATATGCAGTTGGAGATTGTGCAACCGTATATGATAATGCTATTCAGGATGTGAATTATATTGCATTGGCCACCAATGCAGTGCGTTCAGGTATTATAGCTGCTCATAATGCATGTGGCACGAATCTTGAGACGGTTGGCGTGCAGGGTTCTAATGCAATCAGTATCTGGGGACTGCACATGATTTCAACGGGTATGACTCTTACGAAAGCCCGCAGGAATGGATATGATGCAGCAGCAACTGACTTTGAAGATTACCAGAAAGCACTTTTTATTGAAAGTGGAAATTACAAAGTTAAGATTAGAATTGTGTATGATAAGAAGACGAGAATAGTTTTGGGCGCACAGCTGTGCTCCGATTATGATGTTTCGATGGCAATTCATATGTTTTCATTGGCGATTCAGGAACAGGTTACAATTGAAAAGTTGAAATTATTGGATATTTTCTTCCTTCCTCACTTTAATCAGCCATACAACTATATTACCATGGCAGCGTTATCAGCAGAATAA
- a CDS encoding DUF6530 family protein has translation MNEKIVMTADGYDRIDGRNAYQSDIKKLTLGAPVLEKNKKMQIAAQIWKENTSGQLEMDTELPIHQVFDLMIFLSRVLLYFREAYRLPLLYDPEHPAVERVGIQGDVMSVGVCTENPNINEDIRAFSQALNDLGEINGERLRVLTRILEEMEYC, from the coding sequence ATGAATGAAAAAATTGTAATGACCGCAGACGGCTACGACCGTATAGATGGCAGGAATGCGTATCAGTCAGATATAAAGAAATTAACTTTGGGAGCCCCAGTGTTAGAAAAAAATAAAAAGATGCAGATTGCCGCTCAAATCTGGAAGGAAAATACCAGTGGTCAATTGGAAATGGACACGGAACTGCCGATCCATCAGGTATTTGACTTAATGATTTTTCTAAGCCGCGTGCTTTTATACTTTCGGGAAGCTTACCGGCTTCCGCTATTGTATGATCCTGAACATCCTGCTGTGGAGCGTGTCGGCATACAGGGGGATGTAATGTCCGTGGGTGTCTGCACTGAAAATCCAAATATCAATGAAGACATTCGTGCATTCTCACAGGCACTTAATGATTTGGGAGAAATAAACGGGGAGCGCCTGCGTGTACTCACACGAATTTTAGAAGAAATGGAGTATTGTTAA
- a CDS encoding GIY-YIG nuclease family protein, with protein MDRKRKKELIEEYQNRRPEMGIICFRSLTTEETFLGGSNDTKAGFNSNRFKLNANGHPNKRLQELWNQYGEDAFELSVMQVLKYEDPKADHSEELEKLLIQCLETSNNARRIWR; from the coding sequence ATGGATAGAAAAAGAAAAAAAGAGCTTATTGAGGAGTATCAAAACAGAAGACCTGAAATGGGTATTATTTGTTTTCGCAGTCTTACAACGGAAGAAACCTTTTTAGGGGGTTCCAATGATACAAAGGCCGGTTTTAACAGCAACCGATTTAAATTGAATGCAAATGGGCATCCGAATAAAAGACTGCAGGAGCTTTGGAATCAGTATGGTGAAGATGCTTTTGAATTGTCTGTGATGCAGGTTTTGAAATACGAGGATCCTAAAGCCGACCATAGCGAGGAATTAGAGAAGCTGCTGATACAGTGTTTAGAAACAAGTAATAACGCAAGGAGAATTTGGCGATGA